The proteins below are encoded in one region of Brachionichthys hirsutus isolate HB-005 chromosome 12, CSIRO-AGI_Bhir_v1, whole genome shotgun sequence:
- the rpl8 gene encoding large ribosomal subunit protein uL2: MGRVIRGQRKGAGSVFKAHVKHRKGAAKLRHIDFAERHGYIKGIVKDIIHDPGRGAPLAKVAFRDPYRFKKRTELFIAAEGIHTGQFIYCGKKAQLNIGNVLPVGTMPEGTIICCLEEKPGDRGKLARASGNYATVISHNPETKKSRVKLPSGSKKVIASANRAVVGVVAGGGRIDKPILKAGRAYHKYKAKRNCWPRVRGVAMNPVEHPFGGGNHQHIGKPSTIRRDAPAGRKVGLIAARRTGRLRGTKTVQEKEN, encoded by the exons ATGGGGCGTGTGATCAGGGGACAGAGGAAAGGAGCGGGCTCCGTGTTCAAAGCCCACGTCAAGCACCGGAAGGGCGCTGCTAAACTCCGTCACATTGACTTCGCCGAGCGCCACGGCTACATCAAGGGCATCGTTAAG GACATCATCCACGACCCCGGCCGTGGCGCCCCCCTGGCCAAAGTGGCCTTCCGTGACCCGTACAGGTTCAAGAAGAGGACGGAACTCTTCATCGCTGCGGAGGGCATTCACACCGGACAGTTCATCTACTGTGGCAAGAAGG CTCAGCTGAACATCGGTAACGTCCTGCCTGTCGGCACGATGCCGGAGGGAACCATCATCTGCTGCCTGGAGGAGAAGCCCGGCGACAGAGGCAAACTGGCCCGCGCGTCGGGGAACTACGCCACGGTCATCTCTCACAACCCCGAGACGAAGAAGTCCAGAGTGAAGCTGCCCTCGGGGTCCAAGAAGGTCATCGCCTCCGCCAACAGGGCGGTCGTCG GTGTCGTTGCTGGAGGTGGGCGCATTGACAAGCCCATCCTGAAGGCCGGCCGCGCCTACCACAAGTACAAGGCCAAGAGGAACTGCTGGCCACGCGTCCGCGGTGTGGCTATGAAC cccgTTGAGCATCCCTTCGGTGGTGGTAACCATCAGCATATTGGCAAACCCTCAACGATCAGGAGGGATGCCCCGGCTGGACGCAAGGTCGGTCTGATTGCCGCCAGACGCACAGGAAGACTGCGTGGAACAAAGACCgtgcaggagaaggagaactaG